The Saccharomyces mikatae IFO 1815 strain IFO1815 genome assembly, chromosome: 13 genome has a segment encoding these proteins:
- the CLU1 gene encoding translation initiation factor 3 subunit CLU1 (similar to Saccharomyces cerevisiae CLU1 (YMR012W); ancestral locus Anc_2.559), with amino-acid sequence MSEAKEEVKNSTVKVTVKLPKEDNHSSNTKHVKKTPTSKNNDISFEIGRESKIQTILDVLAMIPSSKYLTNVSLKAIEDDSRLTDESSIKDIVGEKSELKVQLILKPYSAREALKHVITVRDFIGFAQETSDGLSEFAISTGSNFSSLPLGPIKEPSRQEEKKDKSDPEEKKNTFRNVSEEEKLKFNEMVHEVFSSFKNSSINSLHTSESNIITPCVRSLSFAPYNPVPPFYRSKGHLFYLQIVTLEGESFYITAIPSGFYVNKSNSNKFDPSPKENTDEHAHASLIYYSLFDLITSRSKKFTSHVQAFEKKLSALDSTSYVRPSNTFLHKPWFVSSLPANNPDYLRLQTAALDSTPERNFNDEFQAIKDLTTSTLQDRIEMERLFSKVVHEFTVTAASGAMSIFYNDFIAMNPESPARDQIFLKDNIFYSYVSDVSGNYEGKGGDEAAVAASNQDLKTINILNRLNIHEVRYLLTTVIEFAGRRILAQTPVPGLLATMGNKIVKNADTGEEVTEDFVNDINVKYGLDEGLGKIVYDADFEAVLEKKFVKAFHLKKHKVNGTELTFSSQSKGIVGFDKRRYILDLANTYPLDINFARENFDNVESTDNCYPHRQTLLRPELVEKWWSNKIEKEGVEFEKAYEENMFSYNPDAYQVEGIEDANIDEMSNYLQDEVIPSVIQDYLSGNLSTPYNGEHLADTLHKNGINMRYLGKIIKLSQKELDSQTTKYEENLKAVEQENKEYEDWEKSYLQKIENMIKERQAKINKLVQEGKEVPKELTEDLKLNDEEIKKPTDGKPVVVSYDELLPLIKIAELEIVSRSLKHVLKDLSKDVPVFLVPSLVAYVFNMLVGTKYNANPKPEPVDQFYPVNKCSFVKLTRSELLDSISKQASLRFRHQLPPNWIEAYMENPFTLIRSVSYKFGIQLLNKEYFFTREQLDSYKQSLDKKIRNKYVEPPTTFSFNDLTIIPRVKFSEYTSSVSEEFWAQGASMINEDKQTALTLLAQSITVLEDVNNILHPTVAEKYLSLSAIYNKLALYPEAIAFCRKACTIYERVSGIDSFEMMRALTNLAILEFSNESPYNAAVIYNRLAEILKIYQLPKIHHPAPTSIFNHLEQLALGVQDTKLAIEVLGQLSSYVVELEGKDSLAYGYTESRLGNLFAALKDFHRALEHITVTQGIFTKQLGMNHTHSAQSRQWVNGLSSLIMDLKQKKQLAQDQMSAAGSNTTAHKKNNHRQKKDDSKPELANKSVDELLTFIEGDSANSGGKNKSQNKKKHGKK; translated from the coding sequence ATGAGCGaagcaaaagaagaagttaaaAACTCTACTGTTAAGGTGACAGTTAAGCttccaaaagaagataacCATTCTTCTAATACGAAACATGTCAAAAAGACTCCAACTTCAAAGAATAATGatatatcttttgaaattggcAGAGAGTCCAAAATTCAAACTATTCTAGATGTATTGGCAATGATTCCAAGTTCCAAATACTTAACAAATGTTAGTTTGAAAGCAATTGAAGATGACTCGCGGCTGACTGACGAATCTTCTATAAAGGATATAGTTGGTGAGAAAAGCGAGTTAAAAGTTCAATTAATTCTAAAGCCATATAGTGCAAGGGAAGCTTTGAAACATGTGATTACTGTTCGTGACTTCATCGGATTCGCTCAAGAGACTTCAGATGGATTATCCGAATTTGCAATCTCTACTGGTTCAAATTTCTCTTCGTTACCATTAGGTCCAATCAAGGAACCTTCAAGGCAAGAGGAGAAAAAAGACAAGAGTGATCCggaggaaaaaaaaaatactttcaGGAATGTTtctgaagaggaaaaactAAAATTTAACGAAATGGTTCATGAGGTCTTTTCTAGTTTTAAGAATTCTTCAATCAACAGCCTTCACACGTCTGAATCTAACATCATAACGCCATGTGTCAGATCGTTGAGTTTCGCACCTTACAACCCTGTACCTCCATTTTATAGAAGTAAAGGTCATTTGTTCTACCTACAAATTGTTACTTTGGAAGGCGAAAGTTTCTATATTACCGCAATTCCATCAGGATTCTACGTCAATAAATCTAACTCAAATAAGTTCGATCCTTCTCCAAAGGAAAACACTGACGAACATGCACATGCATCCTTGATTTACTACAGTCTCTTTGACTTAATTACCTCTCGTTCTAAAAAGTTTACTTCTCATGTCCaagcatttgaaaagaaattatctGCTTTGGATTCTACAAGCTATGTAAGACCAAGCAATACTTTCTTGCATAAACCATGGTTCGTTTCTTCTTTACCAGCAAATAATCCAGATTATTTGAGGTTACAAACGGCCGCCTTAGATTCCACACCAGAAAGAAACTTTAACGATGAATTTCAAGCTATTAAAGATTTGACTACATCAACTTTACAGGATCGTATTGAGATGGAAAGATTGTTCTCTAAAGTTGTCCATGAATTTACTGTTACTGCAGCATCAGGAGCTATgtcaattttttataatGATTTCATAGCAATGAACCCAGAATCTCCGGCTAGAGATCAAATCTTTTTGAAGGATAATATATTTTACTCCTATGTTTCTGATGTGAGCGGCAATTATGAAGGAAAGGGTGGAGATGAGGCCGCAGTTGCTGCCTCCAATCAAGACTTGAAGACAATTAACATTTTGAATCGCCTGAATATTCACGAAGTTCGTTACCTTTTAACAACAGTTATCGAATTTGCTGGTAGAAGGATTTTGGCTCAAACTCCAGTACCCGGTCTTTTAGCCACCATGGGTAATAAGATTGTAAAAAATGCTGACACTGGCGAAGAAGTTACCGAAGACTTTGTCAATGATATCAATGTCAAGTACGGCCTTGATGAAGGTTTAGGAAAGATTGTCTATGATGCTGACTTTGAAGCTgttttagaaaaaaagtttgtGAAGGCATTCCACTTGAAGAAGCACAAAGTAAACGGCACCGAATTgacattttcttctcagTCGAAGGGTATCGTAGGGTTTGATAAGAGACGCTATATTTTGGATTTAGCCAACACATACCCCCTAGATATCAACTTTGCTAGAGAGAACTTTGATAATGTTGAATCAACTGATAACTGTTACCCACACAGACAGACTTTGTTACGTCCAGAATTAGTAGAAAAATGGTGGAGTAACAAGATCGAAAAAGAAGGtgttgaatttgaaaaagccTATGAAGAGAACATGTTCAGTTATAACCCTGATGCTTACCAAGTTGAAGGTATTGAGGACGCTAATATTGACGAGATGTCAAACTACTTACAAGATGAGGTCATTCCAAGCGTTATTCAAGATTACTTATCCGGTAATTTGAGCACTCCATACAATGGAGAACATTTAGCCGACACCTTACATAAGAATGGTATCAACATGCGTTACCTGGGTAAAATTATCAAGCTTTCTCAAAAAGAATTGGACTCCCAAACTAccaaatatgaagaaaacttgaaagctgttgaacaagaaaataaagaatacGAAGACTGGGAAAAATCTTActtgcaaaaaattgaaaatatgaTTAAAGAGAGACAAGCTAAAATTAATAAGTTGGTCCAAGAAGGCAAAGAAGTACCCAAAGAACTAACCGAGGATTTGAAattaaatgatgaagaaatcaaaaaaccAACTGATGGAAAACCTGTTGTCGTTTCTTATGATGAGCTGTTGCCATTGATAAAGATTGCTGAATTAGAAATTGTATCTCGTTCTTTGAAACatgttttgaaagatttaagTAAAGATGTTCCTGTCTTTCTGGTTCCATCTTTGGTTGCTTACGTTTTCAACATGTTGGTTGGTACTAAGTACAATGCTAATCCCAAGCCAGAACCTGTCGACCAATTTTATCCGGTCAATAAGTGTTCATTTGTTAAATTGACCCGCTCCGAGTTATTAGACTCTATCTCTAAACAAGCTTCCTTACGTTTCCGTCATCAATTACCACCTAATTGGATCGAGGCGTATATGGAAAATCCTTTCACCCTAATAAGAAGTGTTTCTTACAAATTTGGTATTCAGTTGCTCAATAAAGAATACTTCTTCACTAGAGAGCAATTAGACAGTTACAAGCAAAGTCTAGACAAGAAGATCAGAAATAAGTATGTGGAACCACCAACTACCTTCAGTTTTAACGATTTGACTATTATTCCGCGCGTTAAGTTTTCAGAATATACTTCTTCGGTTAGTGAAGAATTCTGGGCCCAAGGTGCTTCTATGATCAATGAAGATAAGCAGACCGCTTTGACTTTGCTTGCTCAATCCATTACAGTTTTAGAAGATGTCAATAATATCTTACATCCTACTGTTGCCGAGAAGTATTTATCGCTATCTGCCATTTACAATAAGTTAGCATTATATCCTGAAGCTATCGCATTCTGTCGTAAGGCATGCACCATTTATGAAAGAGTTAGTGGTATCGATTCTTTCGAAATGATGAGGGCTCTAACCAATTTGGCAATTTTAGAATTCTCTAACGAAAGTCCTTATAACGCTGCTGTCATTTATAATAGGCTCGCTGAGATTCTAAAAATTTACCAATTACccaaaattcatcatcCAGCACCAACAAGTATTTTCAACCATTTAGAACAATTAGCTCTTGGTGTTCAAGACACCAAATTAGCCATTGAAGTTTTGGGACAACTAAGTTCCTATGTAGTAGAACTAGAAGGCAAGGACTCGTTAGCATATGGTTACACCGAATCCCGTTTAGGTAATTTGTTCGCAGCATTGAAGGATTTTCATCGTGCATTAGAGCATATCACTGTAACCCAAGGAATTTTTACCAAACAGTTAGGTATGAATCATACGCACTCAGCCCAATCGAGACAATGGGTCAATGGTTTGAGCTCATTGATAATggatttgaaacaaaagaaacagcTTGCACAAGATCAAATGTCAGCAGCTGGATCCAATACAACAGCTcataaaaagaacaacCACCGTCAAAAGAAGGACGATTCAAAACCTGAATTGGCTAACAAGAGTGTGGATGAGTTATTAACATTCATCGAAGGCGATTCCGCCAACTCTGGAGGTAAAAACAAGAGccaaaataagaagaaacatGGTAAAAAATAG
- the ANY1 gene encoding Any1p (similar to Saccharomyces cerevisiae YMR010W; ancestral locus Anc_7.112), whose translation MSITTTAGATLIGNVPAATSKVATYDMSDTIYSYLPKVDQFYIPEWLTMQFIANNLISFTPLFSYGTTIISIEKCKTALGFSIDICATMLIASILRISYYLITPYEITLLRQSLVMIFIQLILLRTSLKYRPDEYKYQNLTDVESLSHLIHDIWFEFFSCINRPKFLSEDWKNLIRSLSFTNLLKFSFKIFLAFFYKILKFFDPNFKRIGAFWQWDNDKNFWRFLALFATVQLLVTFFISNILNWDSLAQGLGSIIGSLGLLVESLLPLPQIAILYKLKSVQGFKLILLVSWLCGDTLKITYLIFGAKNISALFVIFALFQMSLDFYIGGQYIYYRYYYPKLRHQHHPNDSNAPSDEDESEMYELDLFNTLQKDVEKALKHDSNNTSDSPQNDQVGKSQEHAVTV comes from the coding sequence ATGTCAATCACGACAACGGCAGGTGCTACTTTGATAGGGAACGTTCCAGCCGCTACTTCTAAAGTTGCGACATATGATATGAGTGATACCATATACTCGTACCTACCCAAAGTTGATCAATTTTATATTCCTGAATGGCTTACAATGCAATTTATCGCCAACAATCTGATCAGTTTCACCCCCCTATTCTCTTATGGTACCACGATCATTAGCATCGAGAAATGTAAGACTGCTTTGGGGTTTTCCATAGATATATGTGCCACAATGTTGATCGCTAGTATTTTAAGGATATCTTATTACCTCATTACACCATACGAAATTACTTTGCTGAGACAGTCATTGGTGATGATTTTTATTCAACTGATCTTGCTAAGAACAAGTTTAAAGTATAGACCTGATGAATACAAGTACCAAAATCTAACCGATGTAGAGTCACTGTCACATTTGATTCACGACATATGGTTCGAGTTTTTTAGTTGCATTAATAGACCGAAATTTCTAAGTGAAGATTGGAAGAACTTGATACGGTCACTATCTTTCACAAACctgttgaaattttcattcaaaattttcttggcattcttttacaaaattttaaaattCTTTGACCCTAattttaaaagaattggAGCATTTTGGCAGTGGGATAACGATAAAAACTTCTGGAGATTCTTAGCCCTTTTTGCAACTGTCCAATTACTAGtcacttttttcatttctaaCATCTTAAATTGGGATTCACTAGCACAAGGACTAGGTTCTATCATAGGATCGTTGGGTTTATTGGTAGAGTCCCTTTTACCATTACCACAAATTGCTATTCTTTACAAATTGAAATCGGTCCAAGGTTTCAAATTAATTCTGTTAGTAAGCTGGCTTTGTGGCGATACGTTGAAAATCACGTACCTGATATTTGGCgcaaaaaatatatctGCCTTATTTGTCATTTTTGCATTATTCCAGATGTCATTAGATTTTTACATTGGTGGTCAATACATTTATTATAGATACTACTATCCAAAGCTAAGGCATCAACACCATCCCAATGACAGTAATGCGCCCTCGGATGAAGATGAGAGCGAAATGTACGAGTTGGATCTTTTTAATACCTTACAAAAAGATGTCGAAAAGGCCTTAAAACACGATAGTAATAATACGTCAGATTCACCTCAAAATGATCAAGTCGGTAAATCTCAGGAACACGCGGTAACAgtataa
- the HXT2 gene encoding hexose transporter HXT2 (similar to Saccharomyces cerevisiae HXT2 (YMR011W)) translates to MSEFAAGRIESGSQQTSVHSTPVVQKLETDESPIQTKSEYTNAELPAKPISAYWTVICLCLMIAFGGFVFGWDTGTISGFVNQTDFKRRFGQMKSDGTYYLSDVRTGLIVGIFNIGCAIGGLTLGRLGDMYGRRIGLMCVVLVYIVGIVIQIASSDKWYQYFIGRIVSGMGVGGIAVLSPTLISETAPKHIRGTCVSFYQLMITLGIFLGYCTNYGTKDYSNSVQWRVPLGLNFAFAIFMIAGMLMVPESPRFLVEKGKYEDAKRSLAKSNKVTVEDPSILAEMDTILANVEIERLAGNATWGELFSSKGAILPRVIMGIMIQSLQQLTGNNYFFYYGTTIFNAVGMKDSFQTSIVLGIVNFASTFVALYTVDKFGRRKCLLGGSATMAICFVIFSTVGVTSLYPHGKDQPSSKAAGNVMIVFTCLFIFFFAISWAPIAYVIVAESYPLRVKNRAMAIAVGANWIWGFLIGFFTPFITSAIGFSYGYVFMGCLVFSFFYVFFFVCETKGLTLEEVNEMYVEGIKPWKSGNWISKEKRVAEE, encoded by the coding sequence atgtctgAATTCGCTGCTGGCCGCATTGAAAGTGGCTCTCAACAAACTTCCGTGCACTCTACTCCAGTGGTGCAGAAATTAGAGACTGATGAGTCTCCAATTCAAACTAAATCTGAATACACTAATGCTGAACTTCCAGCAAAACCAATCTCGGCTTATTGGACTGTCATCTGTTTATGTCTAATGATTGCATTTGGTGGTTTTGTCTTTGGTTGGGACACTGGTACTATCTCTGGTTTTGTCAACCAAACCgattttaaaagaagatttggTCAAATGAAATCTGATGGTACTTATTATCTTTCCGATGTCAGGACTGGTTTGATTGTTggtattttcaatattggTTGTGCTATTGGTGGGTTAACATTGGGACGCCTAGGTGATATGTATGGACGTAGAATTGGTTTAATGTGCGTCGTTTTAGTATACATCGTTGGTATTGTGATTCAAATTGCTTCTAGTGACAAATGGTACCAATATTTCATCGGCAGAATTGTCTCTGGTATGGGTGTCGGTGGTATTGCTGTTCTATCCCCAACTTTAATTTCTGAAACTGCGCCAAAACACATTAGAGGTACTTGTGTCTCTTTCTATCAACTAATGATTACTCTAGGTATTTTCTTAGGCTATTGTACCAACTATGGTACTAAGGACTACTCCAACTCAGTCCAATGGAGAGTTCCATTGGGTTTGAACTTTGCCTTTGCCATCTTCATGATCGCTGGTATGCTAATGGTTCCTGAATCTCCAAGATTTTTGGTCGAAAAAGGCAAGTACGAAGATGCTAAACGTTCTTTGGCTAAATCTAACAAAGTCACAGTTGAAGATCCAAGTATTCTTGCTGAAATGGACACAATATTGGCCAATGTGGAAATTGAGAGATTAGCCGGTAATGCTACCTGGGGAGAATTATTCTCTAGCAAGGGTGCTATTTTACCTCGTGTTATTATGGGTATTATGATTCAATCCTTACAACAATTAACTGGTAACAACTACTTCTTCTATTACGGTACCACTATTTTCAACGCTGTTGGCATGAAAGACTCCTTCCAAACATCTATTGTTTTAGGTATAGTCAACTTCGCATCCACCTTTGTCGCCTTATACACTGTCGACAAATTTGGCCGTCGTAAGTGTCTATTAGGTGGTTCTGCTACCATGGCTATTTGTTTTGTGATCTTCTCTACTGTTGGTGTCACAAGTTTATATCCACATGGTAAGGATCAACCATCTTCCAAGGCTGCTGGTAATGTCATGATTGTCTTCACCTgtttattcattttcttctttgctaTTAGTTGGGCTCCAATTGCTTACGTCATTGTCGCTGAATCTTATCCTCTTCGTGTCAAAAATCGTGCTATGGCTATTGCTGTTGGTGCTAACTGGATTTGGGGTTTCTTGATTGGGTTCTTCACTCCTTTCATCACAAGTGCCATTGGTTTTTCATATGGTTATGTCTTCATGGGCTGCTTGgtattttcattcttctacgtcttcttctttgtctGTGAAACAAAGGGCTTAACATTAGAAGAAGTTAATGAAATGTATGTCGAAGGTATCAAACCATGGAAGTCTGGTAACTGGATCTCCAAAGAGAAGAGAGTTGCTGAGGAATAA